One window of Daphnia carinata strain CSIRO-1 chromosome 7, CSIRO_AGI_Dcar_HiC_V3, whole genome shotgun sequence genomic DNA carries:
- the LOC130699333 gene encoding liprin-alpha-1-like isoform X3, protein MWNMMCDVMPTITEDASQLSQRSSQLLSGEEGNLEQLMVSMLDERDRLVDSLRDAQDRMGELEARLADAEKERDCLQRQMAASLPQELASLTKELAQAREQLLEKDEEITELKAERNNTRLLLEHLECLVSRHERSLRMTVVKRQAANSAGVSSEVEVLKALKSLFEHHKALDEKVRERLRVALERTASLEEELTSTKEELQHLKNGSMSVTHTSTDGSGGSVGEGNTNEVAGATNGTSEVSAEASKMAELQTTLEKQSSELTVLQRRLLEAEEALRAAQRDAQRSQELQARLQRDLHEKSAQNQDQEERIATLEKRYLNAQRESTSLHDLNERLEQELRNKDAQLKLQEDRVRTMEEKLELADQKVTQLSKLPEVQHELTQVQERHGTAEDRIQRLESQLEEKSTEVAKLQQRLRINEEHNSRLSTTVDKLLQESNDRLQVHLKERMSALEEKNHLTQDLDKSRKCLEDSLKEKAEILKELNKSRLEMDGVRRQLLQQEIALNIQQTDELTRSLSPHPMETSFVDTRSLPRLPKARKGVRGMDEGDQWGLNSAPSPSMGLDSGRNCDMGDVRVSSRAMGDEDDEEELEDQDERDSPQEGGMMDPGHEYHHQGYLNDLGDLADLGAMLSPSSHTDAQTLALMLQEQLDAINQEIRLIQEEKENTEARAEELEYRVSSLDHLVANHVPVTSSGRSTPRVSGGSGGAGGTSSNHSPVVPANSSTGYNNNPNTSSSSSPSVAQLNAGSNTAASPQRDYLQKFHTMGWAYTSASPESSLPNTQVSTPSFQYPSLSQGQLNESQMDSRSLRLDRIQQALAMTSDEMRSKRAKDYSDHLRSSLGESIPSINSSQDSLAPVGLYQRPTGMPNAAESPSASSIQLQQQQQPQNQRSEQHKKKGIKSSLGKFFSSKKEKSGKSSKDSLSSTSGAMSPLASRSDEINARDTIASLSMGLNVDPEWGIPLSATPTPTGTPALGQKDFDRRIKRKHELLAEAMKAGTPFALWNGPTVVAWLELWVGMPPWYVAACRANVKSGAIMSALSDTEIQREIGISNPLHRLKLRLAIQEMVTLTSPSAPRTARTTLAFGDMNHTWVGHYWLPSLGLTQYRSAFMESLVDARMLDHLTKRELRGQLKMVDAFHRTSLQYGTLLLKRLNYDRRLLEERRRQADSDNESRDVLVWTNERVIRWVASIGLKEFANHLLESGVHGALLALDESFDSNAMGLALQIPTQNIQARQVVEREFSALLACITERTQDGSEFIAQQHTSTHLA, encoded by the exons ATGTGGAACATGATGTGTGATGTGATGCCTACTATTACGGAAGATGCCAGCCAACTATCACAAAGATCCTCTCAGTTGCTTTCTGGGGAAGAAGGAAACCTAGAACAGCTTATGGTCTCTATGCTAGATGAAAGAGACAGACTGGTAGACTCTTTACGGGATGCTCAG GACCGTATGGGAGAGCTAGAAGCTCGATTGGCAGACGCGGAAAAAGAACGGGATTGCCTTCAGCGCCAGATGGCCGCGTCTTTACCTCAG GAATTGGCATCGTTGACTAAAGAACTTGCCCAGGCTAGAGAACAGCTTCtagaaaaagatgaagaaatcACTGAACTCAAAGCTGAGCGCAACAACACCAGG CTTTTATTGGAACACCTGGAATGTTTAGTGTCTCGTCATGAACGATCTTTACGCATGACAGTAGTCAAACGACAAGCAGCGAATAGCGCAGGTGTTTCCTCTGAAGTCGAAGTTCTGAAAGCCCTCAAGTCGTTATTTGAGCATCATAAAGCCTTAGACGAAAAG GTTCGCGAACGATTACGAGTGGCATTAGAACGGACAGCCAGTCTTGAAGAGGAGCTAACATCCACCAAAGAAGAG TtgcaacatttaaaaaatgggtCAATGTCAGTGACACATACCAGCACGGATGGAAGCGGTGGGTCAGTTGGCGAAGGGAACACTAATGAAGTGGCAGGTGCAACAAATGGAACTTCAGAAGTTTCAGCCGAAGCTAGCAAGATGGCCGAATTGCAAACTACGTTAGAGAAGCAAAGTAGTGAATTGACAGTTTTACAACGGCGACTACTAGAGGCCGAGGAAGCTCTTCGTGCCGCTCAGAGGGATGCTCAGCGAAGCCAGGAATTACAAGCCCGACTTCAACGTGATTTGCACGAGAAGAGCGCACAAAATCAAGATCAG GAGGAACGCATTGCCACTTTAGAGAAGCGATACCTGAATGCCCAGCGCGAATCAACATCTCTTCATGACTTGAACGAAAGGTTGGAGCAAGAGCTGCGTAACAAAGATGCGCAACTTAAG TTGCAAGAGGACCGAGTTCGAACCATGGAAGAAAAACTGGAACTGGCCGACCAGAAAGTGACTCAACTGTCAAAGTTACCCGAAGTTCAACACGAACTAACTCAG GTCCAAGAGCGTCACGGTACGGCTGAGGATCGAATTCAAAGACTGGAAAGTCAATTAGAAGAGAAATCAACCGAAGTGGCTAAGTTGCAGCAACGATTGAGAATCAATGAAGAACACAATTCACGTCTCTCAACGACCGTTGATAAGCTGCTGCAAG AATCCAACGATCGGTTGCAAGTTCATCTCAAAGAACGCATGTCAGCGTTGGAAGAGAAAAACCATCTAACGCAAGATCTAGATAAGTCAAGAAAATGTCTGGAAGATTCTCTAAAAGAGAAG gcTGAAATTTTGAAAGAACTAAACAAATCACGCTTAGAGATGGATGGTGTTCGTCGCCAACTCCTTCAGCAAGAGATTGCGCTCAATATCCAACAAACAGACGAGTTGACACGATCACTCTCTCCCCACCCAATGGAAACGTCGTTCGTAGATACGCGTTCATTACCTCGTTTACCAAAAGCCCGCAAAGGTGTGCGTGGAATGGATGAAGGTGATCAATGGGGACTCAACAGTGCCCCTTCTCCATCCATGGGCTTAGATTCGGGGAGAAATTGCGATATGGGTGATGTTCGTGTTAGCAGCAGAGCAATGGGAgacgaagatgatgaagaagaacttGAGGACCAGGATGAAAGAGATAGTCCACAAGAAGGAGGGATGATGGACCCTGGCCATGAATATCATCATCAAGGCTACTTAAATGATCTCGGCGATCTTGCCGACCTGGGAGCAATGCTCTCTCCTTCCAGCCATACGGATGCCCAAACTCTGGCTCTGATGTTACAAGAGCAATTGGACGCCATCAACCAAGAAATTAG ATTGATACAagaggaaaaggaaaacacgGAAGCTCGAGCGGAAGAACTTGAGTATCGAGTAAGCAGCTTGGACCATTTGGTGGCCAATCACGTCCCTGTGACGAGCAGTGGTCGTTCGACACCGCGAGTAAGCGGTGGAAGTGGTGGAGCTGGTGGAACATCTTCCAATCACAGCCCAGTTGTTCCAGCGAATTCATCTACTGGATACAATAACAATCCGAATACCAGCAGTTCCTCTTCGCCATCAGTGGCCCAGTTAAACGCTGGTAGCAATACCGCAGCTTCACCTCAGCGTGACTACCTTCAGAAGTTTCACACG ATGGGATGGGCCTATACTTCAGCGTCGCCGGAGAGTTCTCTGCCCAACACG CAAGTATCGACACCCTCGTTCCAGTACCCATCTCTCAGTCAGGGTCAACTCAATGAATCTCAGATGGATTCACGTTCACTTCGTCTGGATCGCATTCAACAAGCTCTGGCAATGACTTCTGATGAAATGCGAAG CAAACGAGCTAAAGATTACTCGGATCATCTCAG GAGCTCGTTAGGCGAAAGCATCCCTTCGATCAATTCTAGCCAAGATTCACTGGCTCCAGTTGGTCTGTATCAGAGGCCAACAGGCATGCCAAATGCTGCAGAATCTCCATCTGCGTCATCGATTCAActtcaacagcaacaacagccgcaGAATCAGCGCTCGGAAcaacataagaaaaaagggatCAAATCATCCcttggaaaatttttcagcagcaagaaggaaaaaagtgGCAAAAGCAGCAAAGACAGCCTTTCATCAACCA GTGGAGCCATGTCTCCTTTGGCAAGTCGAAGTGATGAAATCAATGCGAGAGATACGATCGCTTCCCTCAGCATGGGATTGAATGTCGATCCTGAATGGGGAATTCCATTATCAGCAACCCCAACTCCTACTGGAACACCTGCCCTGGGTCAGAAAGACTTTGATCGCCGAATCAAGCGCAA ACATGAACTGCTGGCGGAAGCCATGAAGGCCGGAACACCGTTCGCACTTTGGAACGGCCCTACAGTTGTGGCTTGGCTAGAATTATGGGTGGGTATGCCACCCTGGTACGTAGCAGCCTGCAGAGCCAATGTCAAATCAGGAGCCATCATGTCGGCACTCTCTGACACGGAAATCCAGCGGGAAATTGGCATTAG cAACCCACTACACCGGTTGAAGCTCCGATTGGCCATCCAGGAGATGGTGACTCTGACGTCGCCATCGGCGCCTCGTACGGCCCGAACCACGCTGGCCTTTGGTGACATGAATCACACATGGGTCGGGCACTATTGGCTTCCGTCCCTCGGTTTGACCCAATACCGATCGGCCTTCATGGAGTCGCTTGTGGATGCTCGTATGTTGGACCACCTGACAAAACGCGAGCTGCGCGGCCAGCTCAAGATGGTTGACGCCTTCCATCGGACCAGCCTTCAATATGGAACGCTGTTGCTAAAACGTCTAAACTATGACCGACGTCTTTTAGAAGAACGAAGACGACAGGCAGATAGTGACAATGAGAGTCGCGACGTTCTCGTTTGGACAAACGAACGAGTCATTCGCTGGGTGGCCTCCATCGGTCTCAAG GAATTCGCCAATCATTTACTCGAATCTGGAGTACATGGTGCCCTGTTGGCGCTGGATGAAAGTTTTGACAGTAATGCAATGGGATTGGCCTTACAAATTCCAACGCAAAATATCCAG GCGAGACAAGTAGTGGAGCGCGAGTTCAGCGCTCTTCTGGCCTGCATTACGGAGCGTACCCAGGACGGTTCCGAGTTCATTGCCCAGCAGCACACGTCCACACATTTGGCTTGA
- the LOC130699333 gene encoding liprin-alpha-2-like isoform X1, whose translation MWNMMCDVMPTITEDASQLSQRSSQLLSGEEGNLEQLMVSMLDERDRLVDSLRDAQDRMGELEARLADAEKERDCLQRQMAASLPQELASLTKELAQAREQLLEKDEEITELKAERNNTRLLLEHLECLVSRHERSLRMTVVKRQAANSAGVSSEVEVLKALKSLFEHHKALDEKVRERLRVALERTASLEEELTSTKEELQHLKNGSMSVTHTSTDGSGGSVGEGNTNEVAGATNGTSEVSAEASKMAELQTTLEKQSSELTVLQRRLLEAEEALRAAQRDAQRSQELQARLQRDLHEKSAQNQDQEERIATLEKRYLNAQRESTSLHDLNERLEQELRNKDAQLKLQEDRVRTMEEKLELADQKVTQLSKLPEVQHELTQVQERHGTAEDRIQRLESQLEEKSTEVAKLQQRLRINEEHNSRLSTTVDKLLQESNDRLQVHLKERMSALEEKNHLTQDLDKSRKCLEDSLKEKAEILKELNKSRLEMDGVRRQLLQQEIALNIQQTDELTRSLSPHPMETSFVDTRSLPRLPKARKGVRGMDEGDQWGLNSAPSPSMGLDSGRNCDMGDVRVSSRAMGDEDDEEELEDQDERDSPQEGGMMDPGHEYHHQGYLNDLGDLADLGAMLSPSSHTDAQTLALMLQEQLDAINQEIRLIQEEKENTEARAEELEYRVSSLDHLVANHVPVTSSGRSTPRVSGGSGGAGGTSSNHSPVVPANSSTGYNNNPNTSSSSSPSVAQLNAGSNTAASPQRDYLQKFHTIPRSRDINLYETLAEWSSGQAMGWAYTSASPESSLPNTQVSTPSFQYPSLSQGQLNESQMDSRSLRLDRIQQALAMTSDEMRSKRAKDYSDHLRSSLGESIPSINSSQDSLAPVGLYQRPTGMPNAAESPSASSIQLQQQQQPQNQRSEQHKKKGIKSSLGKFFSSKKEKSGKSSKDSLSSTSGAMSPLASRSDEINARDTIASLSMGLNVDPEWGIPLSATPTPTGTPALGQKDFDRRIKRKHELLAEAMKAGTPFALWNGPTVVAWLELWVGMPPWYVAACRANVKSGAIMSALSDTEIQREIGISNPLHRLKLRLAIQEMVTLTSPSAPRTARTTLAFGDMNHTWVGHYWLPSLGLTQYRSAFMESLVDARMLDHLTKRELRGQLKMVDAFHRTSLQYGTLLLKRLNYDRRLLEERRRQADSDNESRDVLVWTNERVIRWVASIGLKEFANHLLESGVHGALLALDESFDSNAMGLALQIPTQNIQARQVVEREFSALLACITERTQDGSEFIAQQHTSTHLA comes from the exons ATGTGGAACATGATGTGTGATGTGATGCCTACTATTACGGAAGATGCCAGCCAACTATCACAAAGATCCTCTCAGTTGCTTTCTGGGGAAGAAGGAAACCTAGAACAGCTTATGGTCTCTATGCTAGATGAAAGAGACAGACTGGTAGACTCTTTACGGGATGCTCAG GACCGTATGGGAGAGCTAGAAGCTCGATTGGCAGACGCGGAAAAAGAACGGGATTGCCTTCAGCGCCAGATGGCCGCGTCTTTACCTCAG GAATTGGCATCGTTGACTAAAGAACTTGCCCAGGCTAGAGAACAGCTTCtagaaaaagatgaagaaatcACTGAACTCAAAGCTGAGCGCAACAACACCAGG CTTTTATTGGAACACCTGGAATGTTTAGTGTCTCGTCATGAACGATCTTTACGCATGACAGTAGTCAAACGACAAGCAGCGAATAGCGCAGGTGTTTCCTCTGAAGTCGAAGTTCTGAAAGCCCTCAAGTCGTTATTTGAGCATCATAAAGCCTTAGACGAAAAG GTTCGCGAACGATTACGAGTGGCATTAGAACGGACAGCCAGTCTTGAAGAGGAGCTAACATCCACCAAAGAAGAG TtgcaacatttaaaaaatgggtCAATGTCAGTGACACATACCAGCACGGATGGAAGCGGTGGGTCAGTTGGCGAAGGGAACACTAATGAAGTGGCAGGTGCAACAAATGGAACTTCAGAAGTTTCAGCCGAAGCTAGCAAGATGGCCGAATTGCAAACTACGTTAGAGAAGCAAAGTAGTGAATTGACAGTTTTACAACGGCGACTACTAGAGGCCGAGGAAGCTCTTCGTGCCGCTCAGAGGGATGCTCAGCGAAGCCAGGAATTACAAGCCCGACTTCAACGTGATTTGCACGAGAAGAGCGCACAAAATCAAGATCAG GAGGAACGCATTGCCACTTTAGAGAAGCGATACCTGAATGCCCAGCGCGAATCAACATCTCTTCATGACTTGAACGAAAGGTTGGAGCAAGAGCTGCGTAACAAAGATGCGCAACTTAAG TTGCAAGAGGACCGAGTTCGAACCATGGAAGAAAAACTGGAACTGGCCGACCAGAAAGTGACTCAACTGTCAAAGTTACCCGAAGTTCAACACGAACTAACTCAG GTCCAAGAGCGTCACGGTACGGCTGAGGATCGAATTCAAAGACTGGAAAGTCAATTAGAAGAGAAATCAACCGAAGTGGCTAAGTTGCAGCAACGATTGAGAATCAATGAAGAACACAATTCACGTCTCTCAACGACCGTTGATAAGCTGCTGCAAG AATCCAACGATCGGTTGCAAGTTCATCTCAAAGAACGCATGTCAGCGTTGGAAGAGAAAAACCATCTAACGCAAGATCTAGATAAGTCAAGAAAATGTCTGGAAGATTCTCTAAAAGAGAAG gcTGAAATTTTGAAAGAACTAAACAAATCACGCTTAGAGATGGATGGTGTTCGTCGCCAACTCCTTCAGCAAGAGATTGCGCTCAATATCCAACAAACAGACGAGTTGACACGATCACTCTCTCCCCACCCAATGGAAACGTCGTTCGTAGATACGCGTTCATTACCTCGTTTACCAAAAGCCCGCAAAGGTGTGCGTGGAATGGATGAAGGTGATCAATGGGGACTCAACAGTGCCCCTTCTCCATCCATGGGCTTAGATTCGGGGAGAAATTGCGATATGGGTGATGTTCGTGTTAGCAGCAGAGCAATGGGAgacgaagatgatgaagaagaacttGAGGACCAGGATGAAAGAGATAGTCCACAAGAAGGAGGGATGATGGACCCTGGCCATGAATATCATCATCAAGGCTACTTAAATGATCTCGGCGATCTTGCCGACCTGGGAGCAATGCTCTCTCCTTCCAGCCATACGGATGCCCAAACTCTGGCTCTGATGTTACAAGAGCAATTGGACGCCATCAACCAAGAAATTAG ATTGATACAagaggaaaaggaaaacacgGAAGCTCGAGCGGAAGAACTTGAGTATCGAGTAAGCAGCTTGGACCATTTGGTGGCCAATCACGTCCCTGTGACGAGCAGTGGTCGTTCGACACCGCGAGTAAGCGGTGGAAGTGGTGGAGCTGGTGGAACATCTTCCAATCACAGCCCAGTTGTTCCAGCGAATTCATCTACTGGATACAATAACAATCCGAATACCAGCAGTTCCTCTTCGCCATCAGTGGCCCAGTTAAACGCTGGTAGCAATACCGCAGCTTCACCTCAGCGTGACTACCTTCAGAAGTTTCACACG ATCCCCCGCAGCAGAGACATCAACCTGTACGAAACACTGGCTGAGTGGTCATCAGGACAAGCG ATGGGATGGGCCTATACTTCAGCGTCGCCGGAGAGTTCTCTGCCCAACACG CAAGTATCGACACCCTCGTTCCAGTACCCATCTCTCAGTCAGGGTCAACTCAATGAATCTCAGATGGATTCACGTTCACTTCGTCTGGATCGCATTCAACAAGCTCTGGCAATGACTTCTGATGAAATGCGAAG CAAACGAGCTAAAGATTACTCGGATCATCTCAG GAGCTCGTTAGGCGAAAGCATCCCTTCGATCAATTCTAGCCAAGATTCACTGGCTCCAGTTGGTCTGTATCAGAGGCCAACAGGCATGCCAAATGCTGCAGAATCTCCATCTGCGTCATCGATTCAActtcaacagcaacaacagccgcaGAATCAGCGCTCGGAAcaacataagaaaaaagggatCAAATCATCCcttggaaaatttttcagcagcaagaaggaaaaaagtgGCAAAAGCAGCAAAGACAGCCTTTCATCAACCA GTGGAGCCATGTCTCCTTTGGCAAGTCGAAGTGATGAAATCAATGCGAGAGATACGATCGCTTCCCTCAGCATGGGATTGAATGTCGATCCTGAATGGGGAATTCCATTATCAGCAACCCCAACTCCTACTGGAACACCTGCCCTGGGTCAGAAAGACTTTGATCGCCGAATCAAGCGCAA ACATGAACTGCTGGCGGAAGCCATGAAGGCCGGAACACCGTTCGCACTTTGGAACGGCCCTACAGTTGTGGCTTGGCTAGAATTATGGGTGGGTATGCCACCCTGGTACGTAGCAGCCTGCAGAGCCAATGTCAAATCAGGAGCCATCATGTCGGCACTCTCTGACACGGAAATCCAGCGGGAAATTGGCATTAG cAACCCACTACACCGGTTGAAGCTCCGATTGGCCATCCAGGAGATGGTGACTCTGACGTCGCCATCGGCGCCTCGTACGGCCCGAACCACGCTGGCCTTTGGTGACATGAATCACACATGGGTCGGGCACTATTGGCTTCCGTCCCTCGGTTTGACCCAATACCGATCGGCCTTCATGGAGTCGCTTGTGGATGCTCGTATGTTGGACCACCTGACAAAACGCGAGCTGCGCGGCCAGCTCAAGATGGTTGACGCCTTCCATCGGACCAGCCTTCAATATGGAACGCTGTTGCTAAAACGTCTAAACTATGACCGACGTCTTTTAGAAGAACGAAGACGACAGGCAGATAGTGACAATGAGAGTCGCGACGTTCTCGTTTGGACAAACGAACGAGTCATTCGCTGGGTGGCCTCCATCGGTCTCAAG GAATTCGCCAATCATTTACTCGAATCTGGAGTACATGGTGCCCTGTTGGCGCTGGATGAAAGTTTTGACAGTAATGCAATGGGATTGGCCTTACAAATTCCAACGCAAAATATCCAG GCGAGACAAGTAGTGGAGCGCGAGTTCAGCGCTCTTCTGGCCTGCATTACGGAGCGTACCCAGGACGGTTCCGAGTTCATTGCCCAGCAGCACACGTCCACACATTTGGCTTGA